The proteins below are encoded in one region of Sphingobium yanoikuyae:
- a CDS encoding D-alanine--D-alanine ligase yields the protein MSRGPWHVAVLMGGWSAERPVSLSSGEGVAKALESRGHRVTRIDMDRDVAARLAETGADVVFNALHGVPGEDGTVQGMMDLMGLTYTHSGLATSVIAIDKQLTKQALVPHGIPMPGGHIVTSESLYAGDPLPRPYVLKPVNEGSSVGVAIVTAEGNYGNPIARDSVGPWQEFPELLAEPYIRGRELTTAVLGDEALLVTELRPKSGFYDFDAKYTDGMTEHVCPAEIPDDITEACKAIALKAHQLLGCKGASRSDFRWDDSQGVEGLYLLEVNTQPGMTPLSLVPEQAKKLGIEYAELVERICEEALTRGPNMGAGNG from the coding sequence ATGAGCCGTGGTCCCTGGCATGTCGCCGTATTGATGGGCGGCTGGTCTGCGGAGCGGCCGGTGTCGCTGTCGAGCGGCGAGGGTGTTGCCAAGGCGCTGGAATCGCGCGGGCATCGGGTCACGCGGATTGACATGGATCGCGACGTCGCCGCGCGCCTGGCCGAAACCGGGGCGGATGTGGTGTTCAACGCGCTGCATGGCGTGCCGGGCGAGGATGGCACGGTGCAGGGCATGATGGACCTGATGGGCCTCACCTACACCCATAGCGGCCTCGCCACCTCGGTCATCGCGATCGACAAGCAGCTGACCAAGCAGGCGCTGGTGCCGCACGGCATCCCTATGCCCGGCGGCCATATCGTGACGAGCGAGAGCCTGTACGCCGGCGACCCGCTGCCGCGCCCCTATGTTCTGAAGCCCGTCAATGAGGGCAGCTCGGTCGGCGTCGCGATCGTCACGGCCGAGGGCAATTATGGCAATCCCATCGCCCGTGACAGCGTCGGCCCCTGGCAGGAATTTCCCGAGCTTCTGGCCGAACCCTATATTCGCGGGCGCGAGCTGACCACCGCCGTGCTGGGCGATGAGGCGCTGCTCGTCACCGAGCTGCGCCCCAAGAGCGGCTTCTATGATTTCGACGCCAAATATACCGACGGCATGACCGAACATGTCTGCCCGGCGGAGATACCGGACGACATTACCGAAGCATGCAAGGCGATCGCGCTCAAGGCGCACCAGCTGCTTGGCTGCAAGGGCGCGTCGCGCTCCGACTTCCGCTGGGACGACAGCCAGGGCGTCGAGGGGCTTTACCTGCTGGAGGTCAATACCCAGCCGGGCATGACCCCCTTGAGCCTGGTGCCGGAACAGGCGAAAAAGCTGGGCATCGAATATGCCGAGCTGGTCGAGCGGATCTGCGAGGAAGCATTGACGAGGGGGCCGAACATGGGGGCTGGCAATGGCTGA
- a CDS encoding cell division protein FtsQ/DivIB, which produces MAEARIRRGGTARLSTARGKVRAKAGSGRGRQLKRQSSFDRLLELLPISEDTLQKLATWAIFAIFGGILIAIAIYAGLPDMARQQAASLAARAGFEVEKVEVRGVERMDEMPVYNIALGQVDRSMLSLDLPKVRQEMLKLGWVKDARISRRLPDTLVVDIVERDPVAVWQHDGQLHLIDVAGVVLQSVSAGAMPDLPLVVGPNANLQTAGLNKLMESAPALKPMLAGATWVGNRRWDLRFQSGETLSLPEGEQTSAAALVNFARMDGVNRLLGRGIVKFDMRDPDRFVLRLPQGQTSDKPAAADAKAEKTASAPAAGEEG; this is translated from the coding sequence ATGGCTGAGGCACGGATCCGGCGCGGCGGCACGGCGCGGCTGAGCACGGCGCGGGGCAAGGTGCGCGCCAAGGCCGGATCGGGCCGTGGCCGCCAGCTCAAGCGCCAATCCTCGTTCGATCGGCTGCTCGAACTGCTGCCGATCAGCGAGGATACGCTGCAGAAGCTGGCCACCTGGGCCATCTTCGCGATCTTCGGTGGCATATTGATCGCCATCGCCATCTATGCCGGTCTGCCCGACATGGCGCGCCAGCAGGCGGCAAGCCTGGCCGCGCGCGCTGGTTTCGAGGTGGAGAAGGTCGAGGTGCGCGGCGTCGAGCGCATGGACGAGATGCCGGTCTATAATATCGCGCTTGGCCAGGTCGATCGCTCGATGCTCTCGCTCGACCTGCCCAAGGTGCGGCAGGAAATGCTGAAGCTTGGTTGGGTCAAGGATGCGCGCATTTCCCGTCGCCTGCCCGACACGCTGGTTGTCGATATCGTCGAGCGTGATCCGGTCGCGGTGTGGCAGCATGACGGGCAATTGCATCTGATCGACGTGGCCGGCGTGGTGCTGCAATCGGTGTCGGCCGGGGCGATGCCGGACCTGCCACTTGTGGTCGGCCCCAACGCCAATCTCCAGACCGCCGGCCTCAACAAACTGATGGAAAGCGCGCCTGCCTTGAAGCCGATGCTGGCTGGCGCAACCTGGGTCGGGAACCGTCGCTGGGATCTGCGCTTTCAGTCTGGGGAGACGCTGTCGCTGCCTGAAGGCGAACAGACATCGGCGGCAGCGCTGGTGAATTTCGCGCGCATGGATGGCGTCAACCGGCTGCTCGGCCGGGGCATCGTCAAGTTCGACATGCGCGATCCCGATCGTTTCGTGCTGCGTCTGCCGCAGGGCCAGACCAGCGATAAGCCGGCAGCGGCGGACGCCAAGGCGGAAAAGACCGCAAGTGCGCCTGCCGCGGGCGAGGAAGGCTAA
- a CDS encoding deoxyguanosinetriphosphate triphosphohydrolase, with translation MTMLASYASQPDQSRGRLHAEPGGEMRGPRDVFQRDRDRIIHSISFRRLRHKTQVFVSPDGDHYRVRMTHSLEVAQIGRAIARTLALNEDLTEALCLAHDIGHPPFGHAGEDALEAALEDHGGFDHNAHTLRTLMLLDSPYPRFRGLNLSWEMLEGLAKHNGPVTRPGWAMRELDALFPLDLVSHASLEAQLAALSDDIAYDNHDIDDGLRAGLLSLEQLLTVPLVRHCWDRVTARYPDVPQDRLLRELVREQIGVMANDLLTTTRANIAAAGVETVADVRALGRTLVAFSPELAAQERELKRFMYATLYHHPDQLAAADRARVIVIDLFRAYLADPALMPPEWRDECALEEPTRSRHIADFIAGMTDRYAEKCHAEICGALV, from the coding sequence ATGACGATGCTCGCATCCTACGCCTCTCAGCCCGACCAGAGCCGGGGGCGGCTCCATGCCGAACCGGGCGGCGAGATGCGCGGCCCGCGCGACGTGTTTCAGCGCGACCGCGACCGCATCATCCATTCGATCTCCTTCCGCCGGCTGCGGCACAAGACGCAGGTGTTCGTGTCGCCCGACGGCGATCATTATCGCGTGCGCATGACCCACAGTCTGGAGGTGGCGCAGATCGGCCGCGCCATCGCCCGCACGCTTGCCCTCAACGAGGATCTGACCGAGGCGCTGTGCCTGGCCCATGATATCGGCCATCCGCCCTTCGGCCATGCCGGCGAGGATGCGCTGGAGGCGGCGCTGGAGGATCATGGCGGCTTCGATCATAATGCGCATACGCTGCGCACGCTGATGCTGCTGGATTCGCCCTATCCGCGCTTTCGCGGCCTGAACCTCAGCTGGGAAATGCTGGAGGGGCTGGCCAAGCATAATGGACCGGTGACCAGGCCCGGCTGGGCGATGCGCGAACTGGACGCGCTGTTTCCGCTCGACCTTGTCAGCCATGCCTCGCTGGAGGCGCAGCTGGCAGCGCTGTCGGACGATATCGCCTATGACAATCACGACATTGACGATGGCCTGCGCGCCGGGCTGCTGAGCCTGGAGCAGCTTTTGACCGTGCCGCTGGTGCGCCATTGCTGGGATCGGGTGACGGCCCGCTATCCCGATGTGCCGCAGGATCGGCTGCTGCGCGAACTGGTGCGCGAACAGATTGGCGTGATGGCCAATGACCTGCTCACCACCACCCGCGCCAATATCGCGGCCGCCGGGGTTGAGACGGTCGCCGATGTCCGCGCGCTGGGCCGCACGCTGGTCGCTTTCTCGCCCGAACTGGCGGCGCAGGAACGCGAGCTGAAGCGCTTCATGTATGCGACCCTCTATCATCATCCCGACCAGCTCGCCGCCGCCGACCGGGCACGGGTGATCGTGATCGACCTGTTCCGCGCCTATCTGGCCGACCCCGCGCTGATGCCGCCCGAATGGCGCGACGAATGCGCGCTGGAGGAACCGACCCGCAGCCGCCACATCGCCGACTTCATCGCCGGCATGACCGACCGCTATGCCGAAAAATGCCATGCCGAAATTTGCGGGGCACTGGTCTAG
- a CDS encoding glutamine amidotransferase, whose translation MKRALIVRHVPREGAAGYLQPIEAAGYQIERIDVASPDFADIDLTEPDLLIMMGGPMGVYEQDVHPWIPVQIGKLSARLAADRPTLGVCLGSQMIAAALGARVYPGGHMELGFAPVSVNAAGAGSPLRHIDGVPVLHWHSDTFDLPDHVELLGSTDRYAHQAFRRGANLLALQFHAEMGEDPRFEDWLTHFWADLDVAGKCGIALRKDHDDHGPGAVAAGRAMIGEWLVGIEA comes from the coding sequence ATGAAAAGAGCGTTGATCGTCCGACATGTGCCGCGCGAGGGTGCGGCAGGCTATCTCCAGCCGATCGAGGCGGCCGGCTATCAGATCGAGCGGATCGATGTGGCCAGCCCCGATTTCGCCGATATCGACCTGACCGAACCGGATCTGCTCATCATGATGGGCGGGCCGATGGGCGTCTATGAGCAAGATGTGCATCCCTGGATCCCGGTGCAGATCGGCAAGCTTTCCGCGCGGCTGGCGGCGGACCGGCCGACGCTGGGCGTGTGCCTGGGCAGCCAGATGATCGCGGCGGCGCTGGGCGCGCGGGTTTATCCGGGCGGGCATATGGAACTGGGCTTTGCGCCGGTCAGCGTCAATGCGGCGGGGGCGGGATCACCGCTGCGCCATATCGACGGCGTGCCAGTGCTGCACTGGCATAGCGACACGTTCGACCTGCCCGACCATGTCGAGCTGCTGGGATCGACCGATCGCTATGCGCATCAGGCGTTCCGACGCGGGGCCAATCTGTTGGCGCTGCAATTCCACGCCGAAATGGGCGAGGATCCGCGCTTCGAGGACTGGCTGACCCATTTCTGGGCCGATCTGGACGTGGCCGGAAAATGCGGCATCGCGCTGCGGAAGGATCATGACGATCATGGGCCGGGCGCGGTGGCGGCGGGCCGGGCGATGATCGGCGAATGGCTGGTGGGAATCGAGGCGTAA
- a CDS encoding GH92 family glycosyl hydrolase: MILTRIARPVLLAALLTGTALSAQTSEAPSAPVDAVDPFIGTSGEGHTFPGAVAPFGMVQLSPDTHVGPARQTYNWAAGYRHEDPVILGFSHTHFSGAGHSDLGDFLVMPVSGDSVPLEAGDDKTPGFRSHKADEVASAGYYAVTLTDPGVRAEMTAGTRVGVHRYAFPTGKAAHLLLDLRSIIYDYPGKILWSSIRIRPDGTITGSREVRGWATPRRIFFAIRFSAPLTSHRFVSTEKDILYKGFKGPGRGPETLDSLSGRALVAQLDFGTLTKPLEAKVALSGVDEDGAIANLASEPGDFDAIRAKTRTAWNDALGAVKIDAPKPMRTNVYTALYHSLMAPSVWSDTDGRWRGPDDQVHAGTGFTMHSTFSLWDTFRAEHPLLTLIQPEAKNADFVNSLVAGQKTSPFGILPVWQFGGKETWTMIGYHAVPVIADACLKGIRGIDCAGALKAMVASADYAPYGGLGDYMKLGYVPIDREPEAASKTVEYAYDDWTIARLARQLGDTATAERFEKRAQYWRNSFDAKTGFLRARQADGSFRTPFDPTAINYGSDYTEGNAWQYSWFMPHDQGGLFRLLGGDAKTVAKLDAMFDYDNSKIDYSHAEDISGLIGQYIHGNEPSHHVAYLYSYAGQPWRTQERLKQIVDSQYKPTPEGLAGNDDLGQMSAWLVFTALGFYPVAPGSNQYVIGRPFVDRAEMTLPSGHRFTVIADGLTDANRYVGQVTLNGKPLDRGYITDAEIRAGGELRFTMQASPNKTWATGVKARPFSMTGYGK; encoded by the coding sequence ATGATCCTGACCCGCATCGCTCGCCCCGTCCTGCTGGCCGCCCTGCTCACCGGCACCGCCCTTTCCGCCCAGACCAGCGAAGCGCCTTCCGCGCCGGTCGATGCGGTCGACCCCTTCATCGGCACCTCGGGTGAAGGCCACACCTTCCCCGGCGCCGTCGCCCCCTTCGGCATGGTCCAGCTCTCGCCCGACACCCATGTCGGCCCGGCCCGCCAGACCTATAATTGGGCCGCCGGCTATCGCCACGAAGACCCGGTGATCCTCGGCTTTTCCCACACCCATTTCTCGGGCGCAGGCCATAGCGATCTGGGCGATTTCCTGGTGATGCCGGTCAGCGGCGACAGCGTCCCGCTGGAGGCCGGCGACGACAAGACCCCCGGCTTCCGCTCGCACAAGGCCGATGAGGTCGCCTCGGCCGGCTATTATGCCGTCACCCTGACCGATCCGGGCGTGCGTGCGGAAATGACCGCCGGCACCCGTGTCGGTGTCCACCGCTATGCCTTCCCCACCGGCAAGGCCGCGCATCTGCTACTCGACCTGCGCTCGATCATCTATGATTATCCCGGCAAGATCCTCTGGTCCTCCATCCGCATCCGCCCCGACGGCACGATTACCGGATCGCGCGAGGTGCGCGGTTGGGCGACGCCCCGGCGCATCTTCTTCGCCATCCGCTTTTCCGCGCCGCTGACCAGCCACCGCTTCGTCAGCACCGAAAAGGACATCTTGTACAAAGGCTTCAAGGGCCCCGGTCGCGGCCCCGAGACGCTGGATTCCCTCTCCGGCCGCGCGCTGGTGGCCCAGCTCGACTTTGGCACGCTGACGAAACCGCTGGAGGCGAAGGTCGCGCTGTCGGGCGTGGACGAGGATGGCGCGATCGCCAACCTCGCCAGCGAGCCGGGCGATTTCGACGCGATCCGGGCGAAGACCCGCACCGCCTGGAACGATGCGCTTGGGGCCGTGAAGATCGATGCGCCCAAGCCGATGCGCACCAATGTCTACACCGCCCTATATCACAGCCTGATGGCGCCCAGCGTCTGGAGCGATACCGACGGCCGCTGGCGCGGGCCGGACGATCAGGTCCATGCCGGAACCGGCTTCACCATGCATTCCACCTTCTCGCTGTGGGATACGTTCCGCGCCGAACATCCGCTGCTGACGCTGATCCAGCCCGAAGCGAAAAATGCCGATTTCGTGAACTCGCTGGTCGCGGGGCAGAAGACCAGCCCGTTCGGCATCCTGCCCGTCTGGCAGTTTGGCGGCAAGGAGACCTGGACGATGATCGGCTATCATGCCGTCCCGGTCATCGCCGACGCCTGCCTGAAAGGGATCAGGGGCATCGATTGCGCCGGCGCGCTGAAAGCCATGGTCGCCAGCGCCGACTATGCGCCCTATGGCGGCCTCGGCGACTATATGAAGCTTGGCTATGTCCCCATCGACCGCGAACCCGAAGCCGCGTCCAAGACGGTCGAATATGCCTATGACGACTGGACCATCGCCCGCCTCGCCCGCCAGCTGGGCGACACCGCCACGGCAGAGCGCTTCGAGAAGCGCGCCCAATACTGGCGCAACAGCTTCGACGCCAAGACCGGTTTCCTGCGCGCGCGCCAGGCGGATGGCAGCTTCCGCACCCCCTTCGATCCGACCGCGATCAACTATGGCAGCGACTATACGGAGGGCAATGCCTGGCAATATAGCTGGTTCATGCCGCACGATCAGGGCGGGCTGTTCCGCCTGCTGGGCGGCGACGCGAAGACCGTCGCCAAGCTCGACGCCATGTTCGACTATGACAATAGCAAGATCGACTATAGCCATGCCGAAGACATATCCGGCCTGATCGGCCAATATATCCATGGCAACGAACCCAGCCACCATGTCGCCTATCTCTACAGCTATGCGGGCCAGCCCTGGCGCACGCAGGAGCGCCTGAAGCAGATCGTCGACAGCCAGTATAAGCCCACGCCCGAAGGCCTGGCCGGCAATGACGATCTGGGCCAGATGTCCGCCTGGCTGGTCTTCACCGCCCTGGGCTTCTATCCCGTGGCGCCGGGCAGCAACCAATATGTGATCGGCCGCCCCTTCGTCGACCGCGCCGAGATGACCTTGCCCAGCGGCCACCGCTTCACCGTGATTGCCGACGGCCTGACCGACGCCAACCGCTATGTCGGCCAGGTGACGCTGAACGGCAAGCCGCTCGATCGCGGCTATATCACCGACGCGGAAATCCGCGCTGGCGGCGAACTGCGCTTCACCATGCAGGCCAGCCCCAACAAGACATGGGCGACCGGCGTAAAGGCCCGCCCCTTCTCCATGACCGGCTATGGTAAGTGA
- a CDS encoding tetratricopeptide repeat protein has product MTRSHLWILGSLLLATAAQAQTDQADLVRPSGAADLNNNLAKLATNPRDFNALVGAGEAALELDDARAAAGFFARADAIQPNNGRTKAGLGRVMLKMQNPAEALRLFDQATRAGYPEATIQGDRGLARDMTGDQAGAQRDYHAALQRTPDDAELVRRYAASLGISGQVDAADKVLQPLLYKSDRAAWRYNAFILAMNNRQAEAKKVVDQTMPAQLASAITPYMQKMPYLTAAQKAAAVHFGHFPQVVATSITPIVPTPPAPGVQLASRDAAPAAAASTAPAQGDRRTTRNGSGRQRGTSLARAPLGTPPSSQSRARQPAASQPASTQSRTQVAAQATQPAAPTPTPAPATVQPLPADTRGRQPVVQPTPSQSARSEMVQPVPGQATTQTPAPAPTPAPTPAPVRSASADVQGPPAPGLDALDGGAPRSTAPAPTTGQPSAASQLNSSALAQASSVTPPAPQGTPPAETASAPVATQFTPPADSAAPQPAPEATRSLADIIHAIDVPDSERRSNVVAVDLAEVEKLQAARRAAARQAEADKAKKAAAAKAKAEADAKAKKEAEEKKRLAANPARNWVQIGTGQKSALAFTFKRLQGKYDAVAPQDGWSASWGQTSRLLIGPFASFTRARTVEADLKKAGADAFAWQSDAGEVVEKLGSK; this is encoded by the coding sequence GTGACACGATCTCATCTATGGATTCTCGGCAGCCTGCTTCTTGCCACGGCTGCGCAGGCGCAAACCGACCAGGCCGATCTGGTCCGGCCCTCGGGCGCCGCAGACCTCAACAATAATCTGGCGAAACTGGCCACCAATCCGCGTGATTTCAACGCGTTGGTGGGGGCGGGCGAAGCCGCGCTGGAGCTGGACGATGCCCGCGCGGCCGCCGGTTTCTTTGCCCGCGCCGACGCGATCCAGCCCAATAATGGACGCACCAAGGCGGGCCTGGGGCGGGTCATGCTGAAGATGCAGAACCCGGCCGAAGCGCTGCGCCTGTTCGACCAGGCGACCCGTGCCGGCTATCCCGAAGCGACCATCCAGGGCGACCGTGGCCTTGCGCGCGACATGACCGGCGACCAGGCCGGGGCGCAGCGCGATTATCATGCCGCCCTGCAGCGCACCCCGGACGATGCCGAACTGGTGCGCCGCTACGCTGCCTCGCTTGGTATTTCGGGGCAGGTGGATGCCGCCGACAAGGTGTTGCAGCCGCTGCTCTACAAGAGCGACCGGGCCGCCTGGCGCTATAATGCCTTCATCCTGGCGATGAACAACCGCCAGGCCGAGGCCAAGAAGGTGGTCGACCAGACCATGCCGGCCCAGCTGGCGAGCGCCATCACCCCCTATATGCAGAAAATGCCCTATCTGACGGCGGCGCAGAAGGCGGCTGCGGTCCATTTCGGTCATTTCCCGCAGGTGGTCGCGACCAGCATCACGCCGATCGTGCCGACCCCGCCGGCGCCGGGTGTCCAACTGGCGTCGCGCGACGCCGCACCTGCCGCCGCCGCGTCGACCGCGCCGGCCCAGGGGGATCGCCGCACGACCCGCAACGGCAGTGGCCGGCAGCGCGGCACGTCGCTGGCCCGCGCGCCGCTCGGCACGCCCCCCTCTAGCCAGTCCCGCGCCCGCCAGCCTGCCGCCAGCCAGCCCGCGTCGACCCAGAGCCGGACGCAGGTTGCCGCACAAGCCACGCAGCCTGCTGCCCCCACGCCGACGCCTGCGCCCGCAACGGTCCAGCCGCTGCCCGCCGACACGCGCGGACGCCAGCCGGTCGTCCAGCCGACGCCGAGCCAGAGCGCCCGTTCGGAGATGGTGCAGCCGGTGCCCGGTCAGGCGACCACCCAGACGCCAGCGCCCGCGCCAACCCCGGCACCAACTCCCGCCCCGGTCCGCAGCGCATCGGCCGATGTGCAGGGGCCGCCTGCGCCGGGCCTCGACGCGCTGGACGGCGGCGCCCCGCGCTCCACCGCACCGGCGCCGACCACCGGCCAGCCAAGCGCCGCTTCGCAGCTCAATTCGAGCGCCCTTGCCCAGGCGTCGAGCGTGACCCCGCCCGCGCCGCAGGGCACGCCGCCCGCGGAGACGGCATCGGCGCCGGTCGCCACCCAATTTACGCCGCCGGCCGACAGCGCTGCGCCGCAGCCGGCGCCGGAGGCGACGCGCAGTCTGGCCGACATCATTCACGCCATCGACGTGCCCGACAGCGAGCGCCGCTCGAACGTGGTCGCGGTCGACCTGGCCGAGGTCGAGAAGCTGCAGGCCGCCCGCCGGGCCGCCGCCCGCCAGGCGGAGGCCGACAAGGCGAAGAAGGCGGCCGCCGCCAAGGCCAAGGCGGAAGCCGACGCCAAGGCGAAGAAGGAAGCCGAGGAAAAGAAGCGGCTGGCCGCCAACCCCGCGCGCAACTGGGTGCAGATCGGCACCGGGCAGAAGAGCGCGCTGGCCTTCACCTTCAAGCGCTTGCAGGGCAAATATGACGCGGTCGCGCCGCAGGATGGCTGGAGCGCAAGCTGGGGCCAGACGTCCCGCCTGTTGATCGGTCCCTTTGCCAGCTTCACCCGCGCCAGGACGGTCGAGGCGGACCTCAAAAAGGCCGGCGCCGACGCCTTTGCCTGGCAGAGCGATGCGGGCGAGGTGGTCGAAAAGCTGGGCAGCAAATAA
- the ftsZ gene encoding cell division protein FtsZ, translating to MSIEISPPHVDELKPRIAVIGVGGAGGNAIANMIAASVEGVDFIVANTDAQALNASPAERRIQLGPQITEGLGAGSRPEIGRAAAEETIITVEQALEGAHMCFITAGMGGGTGTGAAPVIAKAAREKGILTVGVVTKPFTFEGNRRMKSAESGIDELQKHVDTLIVIPNQNLFLIANPNTTFKEAFQMADEVLQQGVRSITDLMIMPGLINLDFADVRSVMGEMGKAMMGTGEAEGDGRALQAAEKAIANPLLDGVSMRGAKGVIVSIVGGDDMRLMEVDEAANHIRELVDPDANIIWGSAFNDNLNGKIRVSVVATGIDNEVGSQAAPLTQPFSFASRPAVAVPQAPRPAPVAAPAPAAPVAAAPAPVAAPEPEALELDVPEAPAPAPIAAPAAEKAPPAFAPARPAAVFSDEDPSQDELLLGAEAAEPTAPEAAPKPAQPAPRVATGGTLFERMAGLTRGSEKAPGAEEGTQGLDIPRFLNRQNNQ from the coding sequence ATGAGCATCGAGATCAGCCCGCCGCATGTGGATGAATTGAAGCCACGCATTGCGGTGATAGGCGTTGGCGGTGCAGGCGGTAACGCCATCGCGAACATGATCGCGGCCAGCGTCGAGGGCGTCGACTTCATCGTCGCCAATACCGACGCGCAGGCGCTGAACGCCTCGCCGGCCGAACGGCGCATCCAGCTTGGCCCGCAGATCACCGAGGGTCTGGGCGCCGGTTCGCGCCCCGAAATCGGTCGCGCGGCGGCCGAGGAAACGATCATCACCGTCGAACAGGCGCTGGAAGGCGCCCATATGTGCTTCATCACCGCCGGCATGGGCGGCGGCACCGGCACCGGTGCGGCCCCGGTCATCGCCAAGGCGGCGCGTGAAAAGGGCATCCTGACCGTCGGCGTCGTGACCAAGCCCTTCACCTTCGAGGGCAATCGCCGCATGAAGTCGGCGGAAAGCGGCATCGACGAGCTGCAGAAGCATGTCGACACGCTGATCGTCATCCCGAACCAGAATCTGTTCCTGATCGCCAACCCGAACACGACCTTCAAGGAAGCGTTCCAGATGGCGGACGAGGTGCTGCAGCAGGGCGTGCGCTCGATCACCGACCTGATGATCATGCCGGGCCTCATCAACCTCGACTTTGCCGACGTCCGTTCGGTGATGGGCGAAATGGGCAAGGCGATGATGGGCACCGGCGAAGCGGAAGGCGACGGCCGTGCGCTTCAGGCGGCGGAAAAGGCGATCGCCAACCCGCTGCTCGACGGCGTGTCGATGCGCGGCGCCAAGGGCGTGATCGTGTCGATCGTCGGTGGCGACGACATGCGCCTCATGGAAGTCGACGAAGCCGCCAACCATATCCGCGAACTGGTCGATCCCGATGCGAACATCATCTGGGGCAGCGCCTTCAACGACAATCTGAACGGCAAGATCCGCGTATCGGTCGTCGCGACCGGCATCGACAATGAAGTCGGCAGCCAGGCCGCGCCGCTGACCCAGCCGTTCAGCTTTGCCAGCCGTCCGGCCGTCGCCGTGCCGCAGGCACCGCGTCCGGCACCGGTGGCCGCGCCCGCGCCGGCCGCGCCGGTCGCTGCTGCGCCGGCCCCGGTCGCCGCGCCCGAGCCCGAAGCGCTGGAACTGGACGTGCCCGAAGCCCCGGCGCCCGCGCCGATCGCGGCGCCTGCCGCCGAAAAGGCACCGCCGGCCTTCGCGCCTGCGCGTCCCGCCGCCGTCTTCTCCGACGAGGATCCCTCGCAGGATGAACTGCTGCTCGGCGCCGAAGCAGCCGAACCGACCGCACCGGAAGCCGCGCCCAAGCCCGCCCAGCCGGCGCCGCGCGTCGCGACCGGTGGCACGCTGTTCGAGCGTATGGCCGGCCTGACCCGTGGCAGCGAAAAGGCACCGGGCGCCGAAGAAGGCACGCAGGGTCTGGATATCCCGCGTTTCCTCAACCGCCAGAACAACCAGTAA
- the ftsA gene encoding cell division protein FtsA, producing MAQPKVEKLITAIDIGSWKVSALIAGRTDTGELAILGTGQRESRGVRRGFIADMERTELAVRETVEQAERVAGTNIEDVWVSFSGGSLVSDVVTVERDMGGYRVEQPDIDDLLTTGQQGIDPDGRIILHAQPTCFTINGKVPVKKPLGMHADLLGVDIHVVLADGAPLANLDLCVRGAYLNVNSIVASPIATGLACLSEEERDLGVALVEMGAGVTNVSLYAGGMLVGLHSIPMGASDITDDIASAFGIRRSQAERIKCFYGSAMQNRRDFREMIEIATPHGDVAIPGQSAGPNAEGGKITRAALVGVICERLNQIMAEVNAALAGMGFNSTGRQVVLTGGGAEMKGIADYAQGALGRAVRVGRPRGLSAMPEAHSGPAFATLAGLALYGASNPVDLRAMAPAPQTVHRLGAPQWWQRMMRAMRTNY from the coding sequence ATGGCACAGCCCAAGGTCGAAAAGCTCATCACCGCGATCGATATCGGATCGTGGAAGGTGTCCGCGCTGATCGCGGGGCGCACCGATACGGGTGAGCTGGCGATCCTGGGCACCGGCCAGCGCGAGAGCCGGGGCGTGCGCCGCGGTTTCATCGCCGACATGGAGCGCACCGAACTGGCCGTGCGCGAGACGGTGGAACAGGCCGAGCGTGTCGCCGGCACCAATATCGAGGATGTCTGGGTCAGCTTCTCGGGCGGCAGCCTGGTGAGCGACGTCGTCACGGTCGAGCGCGACATGGGCGGCTATCGCGTCGAGCAGCCGGACATCGACGATCTGCTGACCACCGGCCAGCAGGGTATCGACCCCGATGGCCGCATCATCCTTCACGCGCAGCCGACCTGCTTCACCATCAATGGCAAGGTGCCGGTGAAGAAGCCGCTGGGCATGCATGCCGATCTGCTGGGCGTCGACATCCATGTCGTGCTGGCGGATGGCGCGCCGCTCGCCAATCTCGACCTGTGCGTGCGTGGCGCCTATCTGAACGTCAATTCGATCGTCGCTTCGCCGATCGCGACCGGGCTTGCCTGCTTGTCGGAAGAGGAGCGCGACCTGGGCGTGGCGCTGGTCGAGATGGGGGCAGGGGTCACCAATGTCTCGCTCTATGCCGGCGGCATGCTGGTGGGGCTGCATTCGATCCCGATGGGCGCGTCCGACATCACCGATGATATCGCTTCGGCCTTTGGCATTCGCCGCAGCCAGGCGGAGCGGATCAAATGCTTCTATGGTTCGGCGATGCAGAACCGCCGCGACTTCCGCGAGATGATCGAGATCGCGACGCCCCATGGCGATGTCGCCATTCCGGGGCAGAGCGCCGGCCCCAATGCGGAAGGCGGCAAGATCACCCGCGCAGCGCTGGTCGGCGTCATTTGCGAACGGCTGAACCAGATCATGGCGGAAGTGAATGCGGCGCTGGCCGGCATGGGCTTCAACAGCACCGGGCGCCAGGTCGTGCTGACCGGTGGCGGCGCGGAGATGAAGGGCATTGCCGACTATGCGCAAGGTGCATTGGGGCGTGCGGTGCGGGTCGGTCGCCCGCGCGGCTTGTCAGCCATGCCCGAAGCGCATAGTGGCCCGGCCTTCGCCACTTTGGCCGGATTGGCGCTTTACGGCGCTTCAAACCCGGTTGATCTTAGGGCGATGGCGCCTGCGCCGCAAACCGTGCATCGTCTGGGCGCCCCGCAATGGTGGCAGCGCATGATGCGGGCGATGCGGACGAATTACTGA